A genomic region of Dactylococcopsis salina PCC 8305 contains the following coding sequences:
- a CDS encoding ureidoglycolate lyase, translated as MTKTTIQKLEIEAITQKNFAPYGELILPTEDGKPYDETDAKLDLSQGTPRFYIMQLKQRGRQFHLITRHQLCTQCLGALEGKSWFLAVAPPNQDQKPNVDQLKAFCIPGNCFVKLHKGTWHAGPYFDANVINFYNLELSDTNEVDHFSYDFLASDHLIWEI; from the coding sequence ATGACTAAAACAACAATTCAGAAACTGGAAATAGAAGCGATTACTCAGAAAAATTTTGCTCCTTATGGAGAGTTAATTTTACCGACTGAAGATGGAAAACCTTATGACGAAACTGATGCCAAACTTGATTTAAGTCAGGGAACACCACGCTTTTATATTATGCAGTTAAAACAGCGTGGAAGACAGTTTCATCTCATTACCCGTCATCAATTATGCACTCAATGTTTAGGGGCTTTAGAAGGGAAAAGTTGGTTTTTAGCAGTTGCGCCTCCGAACCAAGATCAAAAGCCTAATGTTGACCAATTAAAAGCCTTTTGTATTCCTGGAAATTGTTTTGTTAAACTTCACAAAGGGACGTGGCACGCGGGACCTTATTTTGATGCTAATGTGATTAATTTTTATAATTTAGAGTTGAGTGATACCAATGAGGTTGATCATTTTAGTTATGATTTTTTGGCTTCTGATCATCTAATTTGGGAAATTTAG
- a CDS encoding COP23 domain-containing protein: MKTQLLTAFIPLFAVTATALPSTAQEAENMQQSANSSPQEMFRCDLSQETPSTIITGMMSSENPNPIPLINWSEEYFSSPERALSLCQEVSQKLQTFHEEGQLTSLSLMSGEVDGESVICLKNTSESGCNPEQVLFPLETDKNPDVVLYELIAADFKPPRTRGDFPTRINFGVFNFL, translated from the coding sequence ATGAAAACCCAACTTTTAACCGCTTTCATCCCGCTATTTGCCGTAACAGCAACTGCTCTTCCTAGCACCGCTCAAGAAGCAGAAAATATGCAGCAGTCTGCCAATTCCTCTCCCCAAGAGATGTTTCGCTGTGACCTCAGCCAAGAGACACCAAGCACCATTATCACTGGTATGATGAGCAGTGAAAACCCAAATCCGATTCCCCTAATCAATTGGTCAGAGGAATATTTCAGTTCTCCAGAGAGAGCTTTATCCCTTTGTCAAGAAGTGTCCCAGAAACTACAAACCTTTCACGAAGAAGGACAACTCACCAGCTTATCTTTAATGTCGGGAGAAGTGGATGGAGAATCAGTAATTTGCCTCAAAAACACATCCGAATCAGGTTGCAACCCTGAACAGGTTCTTTTCCCCCTAGAAACCGATAAAAATCCAGATGTTGTCCTTTACGAACTCATCGCGGCTGATTTCAAGCCCCCTCGCACTCGTGGTGATTTTCCCACTCGGATCAATTTCGGAGTCTTCAACTTCCTGTAA
- a CDS encoding UbiA prenyltransferase family protein, with amino-acid sequence MSLEISPQQEWLRDRALQLIIYPSIWVALALASLTAFSQAMMGLESDWRPILFVFLVALIPYNLDRLFDAYVQKSSDEKAQAYFRSNFGLLALLILAVGGVITLLWFAPNPVRYVSLAVVFPLVYGAPIFPIPRAKKWRWYRLKDIPGSKAWIVCTIITYAAIALPLAYAKTDFDTRAALTTCFIFAFEGSNANLFDVRDLESDARKGVLTLPLMVGLKNSRIVLTVMNLLMLGIVLFYGNASIVSFYPEIFSATGLMLILIWTVDEETPLLFYDLIIDGLLFLPAIVYYSFQFIIF; translated from the coding sequence ATGAGTCTAGAAATTTCGCCACAACAAGAGTGGTTGCGCGATCGCGCTCTCCAATTAATCATCTATCCCAGTATTTGGGTTGCTTTAGCCCTGGCTTCTCTCACCGCATTCAGCCAAGCAATGATGGGGTTAGAAAGCGATTGGCGACCAATTCTTTTTGTGTTTCTAGTTGCTCTCATTCCTTACAATTTAGATCGATTGTTTGATGCTTATGTCCAGAAAAGTTCTGACGAAAAAGCACAAGCCTATTTTCGCTCTAATTTTGGACTTTTAGCATTATTAATCCTCGCAGTTGGTGGCGTAATTACTTTACTGTGGTTTGCGCCGAATCCCGTGCGTTACGTGAGTTTGGCTGTAGTTTTTCCCCTAGTTTATGGCGCACCGATTTTCCCCATTCCTAGAGCTAAAAAATGGCGTTGGTATCGACTCAAAGATATTCCTGGCTCGAAGGCTTGGATTGTTTGTACAATTATTACTTACGCTGCGATCGCGCTTCCTTTAGCCTATGCCAAAACCGATTTCGACACCAGAGCGGCACTTACTACTTGTTTTATTTTTGCATTTGAAGGATCAAACGCCAACCTTTTTGATGTCCGCGATTTAGAATCTGATGCGAGAAAAGGAGTTTTAACTTTACCCTTAATGGTGGGACTTAAAAACAGTCGAATTGTCCTCACTGTAATGAATTTATTAATGTTAGGAATTGTGCTGTTTTATGGCAACGCTTCGATCGTTTCCTTTTATCCAGAAATTTTCAGCGCTACAGGATTAATGTTAATTTTAATTTGGACAGTTGACGAAGAAACTCCACTTTTATTTTACGACTTAATCATCGACGGCTTATTATTCCTCCCCGCGATCGTTTATTATAGTTTTCAATTCATTATTTTTTAG
- a CDS encoding RNA polymerase sigma factor SigF codes for MPSPLTENVKQNSLELLKSYQENPSQVTRNCIVELNLGLVRKEAHHWVHQCGENYEDLIQVGCIGLIRAIERFQLSKGNAFSSFAIPYIRGEIQHYLRDRSNTVKIPRRWLELRQQAVKVTSQLREKLNRQPTDTEIAEALNVSMKEWENVKLAAKNREVLSLDLPLGSGEGDETTSLGELVPDAQYRSFQLAQEDQIRLQQGLVGLEDKIRQVLEFVFLHDLTQKEAAEMLGVSVVIVSRRMKKGLKLLKSKML; via the coding sequence ATGCCTTCTCCTCTCACTGAAAACGTCAAACAAAACAGCTTGGAACTCCTGAAAAGTTACCAAGAAAATCCCAGCCAAGTCACCCGTAACTGTATTGTAGAATTAAATTTGGGCTTGGTTCGCAAAGAAGCTCACCATTGGGTGCATCAGTGTGGCGAAAATTATGAAGACTTAATTCAGGTGGGTTGTATTGGTTTAATCCGCGCGATCGAGCGGTTTCAGTTATCAAAAGGAAACGCTTTTAGTTCCTTTGCCATTCCCTATATTCGTGGGGAAATTCAGCACTATTTGCGCGATCGAAGCAACACCGTAAAAATTCCTAGACGCTGGCTAGAATTAAGACAACAAGCCGTAAAAGTAACCAGTCAGTTAAGAGAAAAATTAAACCGTCAACCCACAGACACAGAAATTGCTGAAGCGCTAAACGTTTCCATGAAAGAATGGGAGAACGTAAAATTAGCAGCCAAAAATCGGGAAGTTTTGAGCTTAGACTTGCCATTAGGATCAGGAGAGGGAGACGAAACCACCAGTCTGGGTGAGTTAGTACCTGACGCTCAATATCGTAGTTTTCAACTTGCTCAAGAAGACCAAATCCGATTACAACAAGGTTTAGTCGGATTAGAAGACAAAATCAGACAAGTGCTAGAATTTGTCTTTTTACATGATCTCACACAGAAAGAAGCCGCAGAAATGTTGGGGGTGAGCGTGGTGATAGTGTCTCGTCGGATGAAGAAAGGGTTAAAATTACTCAAAAGTAAGATGTTATGA
- the frr gene encoding ribosome recycling factor — protein MKLSDVETKMKKAIDATQQSFNSLRTGRANASVLDRVMVEYYGMETPLKSLANISTPDATTITIQPYDKGSLQQIEKAISMSDIGLTPNNDGEMVRLNIPPLTSDRRQELVKIAGKYAEEGRVSIRNIRRDAIEEVRKAEKKHELSEDEARDIQDKIQKLTDKYVAKVDEILKAKEEDISTV, from the coding sequence ATGAAATTGTCAGACGTGGAAACGAAAATGAAAAAAGCGATTGATGCGACGCAACAGTCTTTCAATAGCTTACGCACGGGACGAGCGAATGCTTCAGTATTGGATCGGGTAATGGTGGAATACTATGGCATGGAAACGCCCCTGAAATCCCTGGCTAACATTAGCACGCCAGATGCGACGACGATAACCATTCAACCTTACGATAAAGGGAGTTTGCAACAAATCGAAAAGGCGATCTCGATGTCAGATATTGGCTTAACCCCTAATAATGACGGTGAGATGGTGCGCTTAAATATCCCTCCCCTCACCAGCGATCGTCGCCAAGAATTGGTTAAAATTGCTGGCAAATATGCAGAAGAGGGACGAGTTTCCATTCGCAACATCCGCCGAGATGCGATCGAGGAAGTGCGAAAAGCGGAGAAAAAACACGAACTTTCCGAAGACGAAGCTCGTGATATTCAAGATAAAATCCAGAAACTCACCGATAAATATGTCGCCAAAGTCGATGAAATCTTAAAAGCAAAAGAAGAGGACATCAGCACCGTTTAA
- a CDS encoding uracil-DNA glycosylase translates to MNNPQQTNLFENQSQWEKIPYDANIPIPRQTYSDLEQLESHCRQCQRCELSQTRSQVVVSRGNKNADVMIIGEAPGQSEDEQGLPFVGRSGQLLDQILASVALSVEKDVYISNIVKCRPPQNRTPTAKEINACKPYLLEQVALVDPLIILFTGATAFKGLTGEKKAISKIRGQWLQWEGRWAMAIFHPAYLLRNPSREKGKPKWLMWQDIQNVSQQLKAMRTNHK, encoded by the coding sequence ATGAATAATCCTCAACAAACTAATCTTTTTGAGAATCAATCACAATGGGAAAAGATTCCCTATGATGCCAATATTCCGATTCCTAGACAAACTTATAGTGATTTAGAGCAATTAGAAAGTCACTGTCGGCAGTGTCAACGATGTGAGCTATCCCAAACGCGATCGCAGGTGGTGGTGAGTCGAGGCAATAAGAATGCTGATGTGATGATTATTGGCGAAGCACCCGGACAAAGTGAGGATGAGCAAGGTTTACCGTTTGTGGGAAGGTCAGGACAATTATTAGACCAGATTCTCGCTTCTGTGGCGTTAAGTGTAGAAAAGGATGTTTATATTTCCAATATTGTTAAGTGTCGTCCTCCTCAAAATCGCACCCCGACGGCGAAGGAAATTAATGCTTGTAAACCTTATTTGTTGGAACAGGTGGCATTGGTTGACCCACTGATTATTTTGTTTACTGGTGCGACTGCTTTTAAGGGGCTAACAGGAGAAAAAAAGGCAATTAGTAAAATTCGCGGTCAATGGTTACAGTGGGAAGGACGTTGGGCGATGGCAATTTTTCATCCTGCTTATTTGTTAAGAAATCCTTCGCGAGAAAAGGGTAAACCCAAGTGGTTAATGTGGCAGGATATTCAGAATGTTAGCCAGCAATTAAAGGCAATGAGAACTAACCATAAGTGA
- a CDS encoding bacterial microcompartment protein, protein MGIELRSYVYLDSLQAQHAAYMGTVSLGFLPLPGDTSLWIEISPGIEINRITDVALKATNVRPGVQAVERLYGLLEIHSSQKGDVTIAGRAILDALGVSEKDGLKPRVVSSQIIRNIDAHQAQLINRTRRGHMLLKGESLYVFEVEPAAFAALAANEAEKAANINILQVSAVGSFGRLYLGGEEREIIAASHAVKGAIENVRGRERVEVKTNE, encoded by the coding sequence TTGGGTATCGAGCTTCGGAGTTATGTTTATTTAGATAGCCTACAAGCGCAACACGCAGCTTATATGGGAACTGTGTCTTTAGGATTTTTACCGCTTCCTGGGGATACTTCCCTCTGGATTGAAATCTCCCCTGGCATTGAAATTAACCGCATTACTGATGTCGCACTGAAAGCAACCAATGTCCGTCCTGGAGTACAAGCGGTAGAACGGTTATATGGTTTGTTAGAAATTCATTCTTCGCAAAAAGGAGATGTCACCATCGCTGGGAGAGCGATTTTAGATGCTTTAGGGGTTTCGGAAAAAGATGGCTTAAAACCGAGAGTGGTTTCTAGTCAGATTATTCGCAATATTGATGCTCATCAAGCACAACTGATTAATCGCACTCGTCGCGGACATATGTTGTTGAAGGGAGAAAGTTTATATGTGTTTGAAGTAGAACCAGCCGCGTTTGCCGCTTTAGCTGCCAATGAAGCGGAAAAAGCCGCTAATATTAACATCTTACAAGTTTCCGCAGTGGGGAGTTTTGGACGTTTGTATCTCGGAGGAGAAGAACGGGAAATTATCGCGGCTTCTCATGCGGTAAAAGGAGCAATTGAAAATGTACGTGGACGAGAACGGGTAGAAGTAAAAACCAATGAATAA
- a CDS encoding glycosyltransferase family 39 protein, which translates to MDRQTFTGDGSTNRIRNHNAWTERLIIIALLMAGLFLFTINLGDLPLRDWDEGTVAQVAREIFQAPENTDRWLFPTLWDKPYLNKPPLVHNLIATFYRLGGVNETMARLPSALLMAVSVPLFYALGKEVFLSRQPALFSALIYLTTLPLVRHGRLAMLEGAVVCFSILLMWSVLRSRRDLRWCFGIGISLSLIGLTKGMMALLLGGIAFGFLAWDTPRLYRSFYFWGGILLGCLPVGAWYGFQWLHYQEAFIETAVFSQSLSRVWQAVDDNGGPPWYYFQRLLHFLPWLIFSAWGLHLAWHDRIWSWSKLVLVWSGVYFLVISAMSTKLPWYILPLYPALALAGGRMLAEIFRYPREKSYSRYWGGLLLFLAVVGLGASVYSGLEEAMSQKLAVIFLAVALTTGISGGLILRRNPQFINILTWGMYVSLVLLVLSPHWLWELNEAYPVKPVAMLIRDQVPPDVPIYTSFAYERPSLNFYAQRRVIAVTNEELKMYWEKTPQAYFLVDQKTFQQLSLAENSEQNYQAPPNWNLVTPENNN; encoded by the coding sequence ATGGATCGTCAAACTTTTACGGGGGATGGATCAACGAATCGGATTCGTAACCACAATGCTTGGACAGAAAGATTGATTATCATCGCCCTGCTGATGGCAGGGTTATTCTTATTTACCATTAATTTAGGGGATTTACCGCTTCGAGATTGGGATGAGGGGACGGTGGCGCAAGTGGCGCGAGAGATTTTTCAAGCCCCTGAAAACACCGATCGATGGTTATTTCCCACGCTTTGGGACAAGCCTTATTTGAATAAACCGCCGTTAGTTCATAATCTCATTGCCACGTTTTATCGTTTGGGGGGCGTAAATGAAACCATGGCTCGTCTTCCTTCCGCTTTATTGATGGCGGTTTCTGTTCCCTTGTTTTATGCGTTGGGAAAAGAGGTTTTTTTGTCTCGCCAACCCGCTCTATTCTCGGCTCTGATTTATTTAACCACGTTACCGTTAGTTCGTCACGGTCGTTTGGCGATGCTAGAGGGGGCGGTGGTTTGTTTTTCAATTTTGTTAATGTGGTCTGTGCTTCGATCGCGCCGTGATTTGCGTTGGTGTTTTGGCATCGGCATCAGTTTAAGTTTAATTGGACTGACGAAAGGAATGATGGCGCTGTTATTGGGGGGAATTGCGTTTGGTTTTCTTGCTTGGGATACACCACGTCTTTACCGTAGTTTCTATTTTTGGGGAGGGATTCTCCTCGGTTGTTTACCTGTTGGCGCTTGGTATGGTTTTCAATGGTTACACTATCAAGAGGCTTTTATTGAGACCGCAGTTTTTTCTCAGTCTTTGAGTCGAGTTTGGCAAGCGGTGGATGATAATGGGGGGCCACCTTGGTATTATTTCCAGCGTTTGCTCCATTTTTTGCCTTGGCTGATTTTTTCTGCTTGGGGGCTACATCTCGCTTGGCACGATCGAATTTGGAGTTGGTCAAAGTTAGTTTTAGTCTGGAGTGGGGTTTATTTTCTGGTTATCTCTGCGATGAGTACGAAGTTACCTTGGTACATTTTGCCCCTTTATCCAGCTTTGGCTTTAGCGGGTGGCAGAATGTTAGCAGAAATCTTCCGTTATCCTCGTGAAAAATCTTATTCTCGTTATTGGGGAGGATTATTACTTTTCCTAGCAGTGGTGGGGTTAGGAGCAAGTGTTTATTCTGGCTTAGAGGAAGCAATGAGCCAAAAGTTAGCGGTAATCTTCTTGGCGGTGGCGTTAACCACTGGCATCAGTGGCGGTTTAATTTTACGACGAAATCCCCAATTTATTAACATTTTGACTTGGGGAATGTATGTTTCTCTGGTTTTACTGGTACTCTCTCCTCATTGGCTTTGGGAGTTAAATGAAGCCTATCCCGTTAAACCAGTGGCGATGCTCATTCGAGATCAAGTTCCGCCAGATGTCCCGATTTATACGTCTTTTGCTTACGAGCGTCCTTCCTTGAATTTTTACGCTCAAAGGCGAGTGATTGCGGTGACGAATGAGGAGTTAAAAATGTATTGGGAAAAGACACCACAAGCCTATTTTTTGGTGGATCAGAAAACGTTTCAACAGCTATCTTTGGCGGAAAATTCTGAACAAAATTATCAAGCTCCTCCGAACTGGAATTTAGTTACTCCTGAGAATAATAATTGA
- the pyrH gene encoding UMP kinase, which yields MSYKRVLLKLSGEALMGSHHYGIDPTVVSEIAQEVAEIVNTGVEMAIVVGGGNIFRGVKAASAGMDRATADYIGMIATVMNALTLQDALEQEGIPTRVQSAITMQQVAEPYIRRRAIRHLEKKRVVIFAAGSGNPFFTTDTTAALRAAEIDAEVLFKATQVDGVYDSDPQTNPNARLFETITYTYVLSENLRVMDGSAIALCRDNNIPIVIFNLRQRGNIMRVVKGESVGTLVGGTP from the coding sequence ATGAGTTATAAAAGGGTTTTACTAAAATTAAGTGGTGAGGCTCTTATGGGTTCTCATCACTATGGCATTGACCCCACTGTGGTCAGCGAAATTGCTCAAGAAGTTGCAGAAATTGTCAACACGGGCGTGGAAATGGCGATCGTGGTCGGTGGTGGAAACATCTTTCGCGGTGTGAAAGCCGCTTCGGCGGGGATGGATCGAGCAACTGCCGATTACATTGGTATGATTGCGACGGTAATGAATGCTTTGACTTTACAAGATGCTTTAGAGCAAGAGGGGATTCCTACCCGAGTCCAAAGTGCAATTACAATGCAACAAGTGGCTGAACCGTATATTAGGCGACGGGCGATTCGCCACTTGGAAAAAAAACGAGTGGTGATTTTTGCGGCGGGTTCGGGAAATCCCTTTTTTACCACTGATACTACCGCCGCTTTACGGGCTGCGGAAATTGATGCGGAAGTCTTATTCAAGGCGACACAAGTGGATGGGGTTTATGATAGTGATCCCCAGACGAATCCCAATGCGCGTTTGTTTGAAACCATCACTTATACTTATGTTTTAAGTGAAAATTTACGGGTGATGGATGGCAGCGCGATCGCGCTCTGTCGAGATAATAACATTCCCATTGTTATTTTTAATCTCCGACAACGAGGCAATATCATGCGCGTTGTCAAAGGAGAATCTGTTGGAACATTGGTCGGAGGAACACCATGA
- a CDS encoding cation:proton antiporter, protein MEGSFTITLQIVIAVFAGITAQVLGETLKIPGIVFLLLIGVALGADGLGILYPDKLGMGLEVIVALLVAIILFEGGLNLELRDLGRVSSSLRNLVTIGTGITLFGGSMAAHWLGEFPWQLAFLYASLVVVTGPTVISPLLKQVAVDRQVATILEGEGVLIDPVGAILAVVVLDTILNSEAGVMEVLNGLLLRGGIGIIIGLVGGAIMGLLLKKPLNFLSEDLKNLVVLAGVWGLFGVSQMIRSESGLMAVVLAGVVVRSLSVPEERMLRRFKGQLTMLGVSVLFILLAADLSIASVFALGWGSVLTVLCLMFLVRPLSVFVCTIGSRLNWRQKLFISWVGPKGIVSASVASLFAILLTQRGITGGDSLKAIVFLTIMMTVVIQGLTARWVARGLKLTSEGTTGAVIIGCNALGCLLGELFQQEGESVVMIDTDPEACEGAEAVNLNVIQSSGLDESVLEEAGIESLGTFLAMTNNGEVNLVLAQRALEEFQPPRVFAAFPKNSKARTPANKTKVNQAFMSEIPIKVWNEYVDEGKIKLGHTVLREEGFSFQQAHLQALIRSGELLPLLIKRQDSLQVVKADQEWQPGEEIFYILHDPRPKLLKRLSGGETASRLAIERLAEVEEVSLATPESN, encoded by the coding sequence ATGGAAGGATCATTTACCATTACTCTCCAAATCGTGATCGCGGTTTTTGCTGGCATTACCGCTCAAGTCTTGGGAGAAACCCTTAAAATCCCTGGGATTGTTTTTCTCCTGCTGATTGGGGTCGCTTTAGGAGCAGATGGACTCGGTATTCTCTACCCCGATAAATTGGGAATGGGATTAGAAGTCATTGTCGCGCTTCTTGTTGCCATCATCCTATTTGAAGGTGGACTCAATCTCGAATTAAGAGACTTAGGACGAGTTTCCAGCAGTCTGCGTAATCTGGTCACCATTGGCACTGGCATCACCCTTTTTGGCGGCAGTATGGCTGCCCATTGGCTCGGAGAATTTCCTTGGCAATTGGCGTTTCTCTACGCTTCTCTGGTGGTGGTAACAGGTCCCACTGTCATTAGTCCTTTATTAAAGCAAGTGGCGGTCGATCGACAAGTGGCGACAATTTTGGAAGGAGAAGGGGTACTCATTGACCCTGTTGGTGCAATTTTAGCAGTAGTCGTTCTCGATACCATCCTCAACAGTGAAGCGGGTGTGATGGAAGTTTTAAATGGACTACTGTTGCGCGGTGGCATTGGTATTATTATCGGTTTAGTCGGTGGGGCGATTATGGGACTGCTTTTAAAAAAGCCCTTAAATTTCCTCTCAGAAGACTTAAAAAATCTCGTGGTCTTAGCTGGGGTTTGGGGATTATTTGGCGTTTCCCAGATGATTCGCAGTGAGTCGGGATTAATGGCGGTGGTTTTAGCTGGTGTTGTGGTGCGCTCCTTATCTGTACCAGAAGAACGGATGCTCAGACGCTTTAAGGGACAATTGACCATGTTGGGAGTTTCCGTTTTGTTCATTCTCCTAGCGGCTGACCTTTCCATTGCTAGTGTCTTCGCTCTTGGTTGGGGAAGTGTTCTCACCGTCTTATGTTTAATGTTCTTGGTGCGTCCTCTCAGTGTTTTTGTTTGTACCATCGGAAGCCGTTTAAATTGGCGACAAAAACTATTTATCAGTTGGGTGGGACCGAAAGGCATTGTTTCCGCTTCCGTTGCGTCTTTATTTGCGATTTTGCTCACCCAACGCGGCATTACAGGGGGAGATTCCTTAAAAGCCATTGTCTTCTTAACAATAATGATGACAGTGGTGATTCAAGGGTTAACCGCTCGTTGGGTGGCGCGTGGCTTAAAACTTACTTCTGAAGGGACAACCGGAGCGGTAATTATTGGTTGTAATGCTTTGGGATGTTTATTGGGAGAGTTATTCCAACAGGAGGGAGAATCAGTGGTAATGATTGATACTGATCCCGAAGCCTGTGAAGGTGCTGAAGCGGTGAATTTGAATGTGATTCAAAGTAGTGGGTTAGATGAAAGCGTGTTAGAGGAAGCGGGAATTGAGTCTTTGGGAACGTTTTTGGCGATGACGAATAATGGCGAAGTGAATTTAGTTCTCGCCCAAAGAGCGTTAGAGGAGTTTCAACCGCCGCGAGTGTTTGCCGCTTTTCCGAAAAACTCGAAAGCTCGCACACCAGCCAATAAAACTAAGGTTAATCAGGCGTTTATGTCGGAAATTCCGATTAAAGTCTGGAATGAATATGTGGATGAAGGAAAAATTAAGTTAGGTCATACGGTGTTACGAGAAGAAGGCTTTTCTTTTCAGCAAGCGCATTTACAAGCACTGATTCGCTCTGGAGAGTTACTTCCTCTACTGATTAAACGACAAGATAGTTTACAGGTGGTAAAAGCGGATCAAGAATGGCAACCTGGAGAAGAAATTTTTTATATACTTCATGATCCGCGACCCAAATTGTTAAAACGTCTTTCGGGAGGGGAAACCGCCTCTCGGTTAGCCATAGAGCGTTTAGCAGAAGTGGAAGAAGTGTCGCTTGCGACTCCAGAAAGTAATTAG